Below is a window of Conger conger chromosome 16, fConCon1.1, whole genome shotgun sequence DNA.
cttgcatggcagccaatcgccgtcggtgtgtgagtgtgtgtatgaatgggtgaatggagaagcatcaattgtacagcgctttggataaatgacAACCATTAGACcatttagcacctggctacagaCTAAAGGCTGCTCCCGTTgtgttctccctctcctcacgcGTCCCACCCCAGACCGCGGGCGGAGGGTCCCGCGGcggggggccggggcggggccgggggacCTCCACCGGGCGCGGCTGCGCCTCTCCCTGCAGGAGCGGCTGTGGTCCTTTTACCGCCAGCGCGTGCTGATCCCCGCGGAGGAGCAGGCCGCCGCCCGCCGGGCCGCCCTGGACATCTGCGCCGAGCTCCGCACCTTCCTGCGCGCCAAGCTGCCCGACATGCCCCTCAGGGAGATGTACCTGAGCGGGAGCCTCTACGACGACCTGCAGGTACCGGCCGGGAGCGGGCTGGGGCGGacaggggcggggcaggggcaggggcaggacaggacaggacaggacaggacggggtcaggacaggacagggcaggggcggagcaggggcggggcaggacaggggcagggcaggacaggacaggatggggtcaggacaggacagggcaggggcggggcaggggcaggggcaggggtgggacaagggcaggggaggggcaggacaggacaggacaggacggggtcaggacaggacagggcaggggcggagcaggggcggggcaggacaggggcaggcaggacaggacaggatgGGGTCAGGACAGGACAAGACAGGACAGGACGGggtcaggacaggacaggacgggggcaggggcaggggcggggcaggaagggggcgggggcaggtcAGGACGGGGGCAGGCAGGGTATTGGGTTTATGGTTTCCTGTGCTTCTGTTCCTGTTCCATGTTTCAGAGGGAAATTCCACGGTCACAGATGTTGCAAGTGTCAGATTTATCTGATGAAGTTGTACACAGCTACATGACAAATAACCATGTTAATCTCTTATGTAGCTCTGTTGGACTTTTCCCTGCATTTGTAATGTCAGTTACCATGGTTTCCCTTGTGAAATGTCTTCAGTAGAAGCTCTTATTCACCATAAAATTAGCTCTTAACATAGCTAACATTTTTTATACAAGATCCTTGCTCCTAAGTTTAAAGGTTTCATACCCCAGTACATCCCAGTTAGTAGTATCTTTTTTTCCCAGTTAAGACAGATTTTTCTGCAGCTCATGCTCCTAAAATTGgaacaaatgcaaatgtgcagctttcttatacctgcactgtgGAAGTGATTGAGTACACCTGCCTAATCTGAGAGGCCAACTGtctgattacttttggtctgTATGAACACGGATGTAATTCCACCACTGATCACCCAACATGGATGTAAAGGCCCTCAAACTGAAGGTGCCAGTCTGCACCTTTAACTTCATATCCATAACGTCGTATCCATTTCAGCTCCAATGCGCCGGAGCCAAAAGAACGGAAATTGTACCGCTGTTGTCCGCATACGTCCGGACTGCGCTGTAGGGGTGGGTTGTGGCGTGTCAGGCGCCCGGGCGTGTGGTTCTGACCCGCCCCCACCTCTGTTCCAGGTGGTGACGGCGGACCACGCCCAGCTGATCGTTCCCCTGGTGCTGGAGAAGAACCTGTGGTCGCCCGTCCCGGGGGAGGACACCATCATGAACGTGCCGGGCTTCTGGCTGGTGCGGCGGGAGAACCTGGAGTACTTCCCCCGGGGGAGCAGCTACTGGGACCGCTGCCTGGTGGGGGGCTACCTCTCCCCGAAGAGCGTGCTGGAGGTCTTCCGCAAGCTGGTGGCCGGCTCCATCAACTGGCCGGCCATCGGCAGCGTGCTGGACTACGTGATCCGGCCGGCGGTGCCGGCGGAGTCGCTGGCGCTGGAGGTGCAGTACGAGCGGGAGCGCCGGCTGGTGGTGGACGTGCTCCCGCTGCTGGCGCTGGACGACGGCCTGTCGCTGGCGGCCAGGCCCCACCGCCGCGCGGAGCGGCACGAGAACCTGTGGCGGCAGAGCTTCCGCGCGGCCGAGACCGCCCGGCTGCGCGCGCTGGACCAGGAGGACGGCGGCTGCCGCTGCCAGTGCCTGAAGGTGCTGAAGGCCGTGTGCAAGCTCACGCCCGCCCTGTCCCGCCTCGGCGCCGGGCAGCTCACCAGCGCCCTGCTGCCGCTCGCCGAGGGCCCGGGGGACTGGGGCCAGGGCGCGCTGGCCGAGCGCTTCCTGGAGCTGCTGCGCGCGCTGGTGGGACACCTGGAGGCCGGGAGGCTGCCCTGCGCCCTCTGCCCCAGGGTGGACCTGTTCTGCGAGCTCACCCCGCAGGAGGTGGACGAGCTGGGCTACACGCTGTACTGCGCCCTGTCCGACCCCGAGGGCCTCCTGCGGACcgcgtgaccccccccccacccaccccccaaacccgcTCGGCTGGCTTCAGGGTCTTTAGGAACACGGGAAGGTCTCTCCAGCACTCCCTCAGAGGAGAGGTCTTGTACATTTCTCACTGTGAGGGAGAATTTCCCACGATGCCTCTGCcaacagatacatttcatatttctgttcgcgttttttaaggtttttgtttttgtatttatgcTCCAGCTTGTGTGTTATGAGTGTGCGGGTTTTCACCCCATGATTCCATCTCAATGGCTGTAACTCTGCcggcctttttttcccctttcaaaCCCAAAGCATTTGACAGCACTCGAGCGAGAACAGGGCACAGGAGACCTGAGGACAGAGAACAGGTGACATCCAGTCAGAAAGAAACGCTTTGTGGGTTGGGTTCAATGGGCTGTTGTAACCACAGCTCCTGAAAACGGTGTCTCAGTTCACTTGTGGTCAGACGGCCAGTGTGATGCAGCCCATGTGTgaaggtcacttcctgtttctgagATGAAAGTGTATTAGTGGGGATTTCCACCGGCTGCCTGAACACACTTTTGCTTCCTTGGTGTCTGAGCTGCTGAAAATaagtaataatttaaaaaatatatcattcCCCAATAGAacctaaaacatttattgggcCGTTTTGTTCACTTTAAAGCATATTGGTCCCATCTGGATGGATGGAGACTTTGTTGACGGGGCTAATCCTGGAGTTACAATGGTGATTGTGTTACGCGAGGCATGAGATTAGCTGTAAGCCAAGGGATCACGAACAGCAGGAAGCCCTGTGAATGATGGgtatattttaattttgatCTCAAAACTGAACAGTAGAGCTGCAAGTCACGCCCCATTATTTTGCCGATAGATACCATTTCTAcagggaaagtgtgtgtgtgtgtgtgtgtgtgtgtgcgcacaggtGGAGTAGTTTGACATTTCTGGTCAAATTACCAAAAAAATTGCATGGATCAATAGGTAAACGCATTGTCACAtaaggaaaatgtgttttaaaaaaaaggttatgcatttttttaaataaaaaaaacccgaGCTACTTCCACTACAACGAAAAGGTTATTTGCAACTTCACACGTACAAAAGATCAAAGTTAAGATCTTGGTAGATAAAAATCTTTGGCGAGGTAGGGGCAGACCTCTAAAAAGTGACTAATAACAGAAATGTTCTGTGTGGTTTCTTGCGAGGTTTTTCCGATGTCAACCCTCAACCCTTGCCATTTTGACACTTCGCAGTGCGTTTCCTGAGGTGTCACGATGCAGGAAGCTGACTGTGGGCTCTTTAGCAACGCTATTTCTGAAATGCGGCCAGCAACCGTTGTCAATGGCAACAGGCGACCTGCGAAGGGACCCGGGAACAGTGGATGAGCGGCGTTTGAATTTGTCCGTACTTTAAACTGTAGCACGTTTTTCCTGTCTTCTGTTTCGCACTGCCCACATGGAGCTCTGTGTCCAGtcctggatttaaaaaaaacaattaaaaatgggAAGATTTCTCTTGACTACTGCATTGATGCAACCCCtgggataaaaataaaacaatggattTATACCACATCACACCTCAGCCTGAAGCCATCTCTCATCTTTCACCCAAATGTAGTATTGAAaagattttaatttatttttaatgaacataGTCTCAGttacaggagggggggggggcagcaacctatgtttaataaatgtatGTGTAATAATGTATGGAaacaagtatttttttatttattgtgtgggTATAACCAAAATGAGGGTGCAAGAGAGACAAGGAGAGTACTTGTTCGCTACACAACAATGCCACGTTTTGTTTACATAAACAGTGATCCACTGTGGTACGGACACTGGAAAAAATGTGTGGACTTTAAAAAATCCTCTCTGGAAAGTCTCGATCCGAGATGGGAGTCGTTACGGCCCCGCCCTTTCTGCTcgtctctccccccaccccggtCCTGGTCCTTCCGCCATTCCTGCGTAGCGTGAAATGCAGGGCTTGTGTCTGCAGTGGACGGCGGTCTAGCGACCTGGGCCCTTGCacggttttaaaatgtttttgtgctgCTGTTCAGGGAAATACGGGCCGCTCGCCCGGCGCTTTCATGGCGAAGGTTATGATGCCGGCGATTCGCTGCCCGCCCAGGCGACTGAAATGCTGCTGAGGTTCACTTCATTCGTCTCTGAATCACGGCTTGAATGAATGTTCCAAtgaatctttcttttttttcttcttgaaatatGAGCTTTGTATGTCATTTTTGTCCTGTCTTCAAATTTTGAGGGTGCGGGGCTGTTTGTGACAGTTGGATTgtcagggagggtggggggctgTTTGTGACAGTTGGATTGTCAGGCAGGGTGGGGGGCTGTTTGTGACAGTTGGATTgtcagggagggtggggggggctgtttGTGACAGTTGGGAGtgtcagggagtgtgtgtgaggggtgagtAGTCACTGTTTGGTTTGGATGGTTGTAGCAGAGAGCTGCTTATCTGATGCCTGACACAACCCAGCTTCAGCCAGGGCCTTATGGGTCAAGAACGCACACTGGGGGTGCGACCCTTTTAGCCGGAAACTGCACACTACTCCACTCCACGACCGCCCTCCTCCACGCCGTGCCCCTGAAACCCATCTCTGTGGACTCTCTGGACCCTCCACCGTCCCACACAAAAGGGCTTCAACTCCACAATCTGTTGTGTTGAGCCTACCTGTCCCCAGAACAGGCCCTTTGAAGAGAAACGTGCCGGGTGCTCTGGAATCTTCTGGAATCGTGACTTTTACAGGGCTGCCGTAAAAAGCCACGCTCGATAACGGATTGAGCCACGGGCTTCTTGGTCGTCTCTTCCAAGCATAAATGTGTGGTTGGGAAATTTGGTTCCGTT
It encodes the following:
- the mief1 gene encoding mitochondrial dynamics protein MID51, with protein sequence MAGVNGDRKGKRDDNGMGTAIDFVLSNAKLVLGVGGAAMLGIATLAVKRMYDRTVSAPTSPTHKMEPGGKRSWEEPNWLGSSPRLLNHDMKSTVSRSLQTLPTSSNAFEPDRGRRVPRRGAGAGPGDLHRARLRLSLQERLWSFYRQRVLIPAEEQAAARRAALDICAELRTFLRAKLPDMPLREMYLSGSLYDDLQVVTADHAQLIVPLVLEKNLWSPVPGEDTIMNVPGFWLVRRENLEYFPRGSSYWDRCLVGGYLSPKSVLEVFRKLVAGSINWPAIGSVLDYVIRPAVPAESLALEVQYERERRLVVDVLPLLALDDGLSLAARPHRRAERHENLWRQSFRAAETARLRALDQEDGGCRCQCLKVLKAVCKLTPALSRLGAGQLTSALLPLAEGPGDWGQGALAERFLELLRALVGHLEAGRLPCALCPRVDLFCELTPQEVDELGYTLYCALSDPEGLLRTA